DNA from Methanomassiliicoccus luminyensis B10:
CGCCGTGGGCACGTTCCGCCGGTGGGCCGGGGGGTCCACCAAGGCCAAGGACCTCGACCGCCTGGCCCAGGTCGACTCCGTGAAGCGCCAATACTTCCCGGTATACCTGTTCAGGCGGGAAGTGGACGGCCGCGAGGTCGTCACGATCGAACCTGCCGGCTCCACCATACTTCCCGGCCTCCACCAGCTCAAGGTGCCCGGAGGGGACCTGCAGATCTTCGACGCCAAGTTCGATACGAACGGAGCGGAGATGATCAAGCCTGACATCGAGATGCTCCATTACCTCGACAAGCTGCCGGGGCAGGGCAAGGAGCAGGCTTTAGTGTACTTCCCCATCTGGACCATCGGGTACACCTTCAACGGGAACAAGTACCAGGTGGTGGTGGACGCCTCCTCGTCGGAAGTGTTCTCCACTGCTTTCCCCACCCGGAGCTCGGCCGCGTACATCCTGGTCGCGGCGGTGGGCTTCATCGCCTTCGCGGCCGAAGGGATATTGGCGACAGTGGCCGCGGTCCCCGCGGCCGTGCTCATGGGCGCGACGGTGGGGGCGGTGTTCCTTTCTTCCCTTCAAGTAGCTAAGAGGTTGTAACAATGAGCGACCTTTCCGTAGGGCTCAACTGCCCCGCCTGCGGCGGGGCCATCAGCATTCAGGAGGGCGATGACACTGTCAACTGCAAGTACTGCGACTCCACGCTGTACGTTGAAGGGGACCAGGGCGTCCAGACCATCGCCATGAGGAACAAGCTGGACCAGAACGCGGCCATCTCCTCCGCCCAGAAGTGGTGGGGGAAGGGCCTCAAGGCCAGGGACCTCAAGACTGCCGGCACCGTGGTGGAATGCTACCCCATCTATCTCCCGTTCTGGAGCGTGGGCACTCGGGTGGCCGGATGGGTGTGCGGCTACGAGGAAAGGACCCACACCGATTCCAAGGGGAACACCCGCACCGAGCGGATCTACAAGGAGGAGATGGTGCTGCAGGACCTGGGCTTCTCGGAGATCGCCTGCGATCCCGGCGACCTTGGCATAAGGTCCATGCGCAGCTTCGCCGGCGAATCCTCCTTCGAGGATTTCTCCATGATCCCCACGTTCGAGTCCACCACCAGCAGGGACACGGCCATAGACCGGGCCAAGGCCGACGCCCTCAGGCGGGGCAGGGCCAGCGCCCGTGTGCCCCACGTCACCTTCGAGAAGCTGCACGTGCTGCTGAAACGGACATCCATGATCTACTATCCCGTATGGGTGGTCCGATACACCTATCATGAGAGGATGTATCTCCTGACCGTGGACGGCGTCACCGGACAGGTGCTGTCCGGGCGCGCTCCCGGCGACCCGCTGTACCAGAGCCTCGCCGCCACCGCGGGCACTTCCGCCGGGGGGCTCGCCACCGCGGGCGGGATCTGGGCACTGGGCGCGGGCTCCGAGCTGGGCTTTGCCGGCGTGGCCATCGGGCTGATAATCATGGCGTTCACATACATGTTCTTCCGCCACGGTTCCGAGAGGACCGAGGGCGACTTCGACGACAAGAAGAAGCTGGACCTCAAGCAGCTCGGCGACCTCGGCAAGGTCATCGGGGGTGCGTACAGATGAAGGTAGCTCAGGTGAAGTGCCCCCAGTGCTCCGAGCCCATCTATATGAAGCAAAAGGACGAGATGTTCTACTGCAAGAACTGCGGCACCATTCACAACCGCGATGTTCACGGCATCCACCGGGTGCCGTACGAGATCGCCGATGCCAGGGCCCCCGCCAACGGAAAGCTGTACTACATGCCCTTCTGGAGGTTGTACTGCAATATCAGCATCCGCTCCCGGAACGTTCAGGGCGGGGCCCTGTACAAGCTGGCCGCCGCGTTCACCGGCGGGGACAAGGGGGGCAGGGTACCCATCTACGTCCCCGCGTCGGACCTCGACGTGAGCACATTCCGCCAGTGGGCGGTCCAGCTGACCACCGATCCGCCGAGGTACAACACTCGGACGGACTTCGCCGAGGTCGAGCGGGTCCCCGCTACCGTCCTGCAGGAGGACGCCCTCGAGCTCGCTGACTTCGTGGTGGTGACGCTGGAGGCGGAGAAGCCGGGCACCCTGCAGTATCTGGACTACGAGCTGAAGGTACTGGAATCAAAGCTGGTGTACCTGCCGTTCGCCCACGGAGGGGGCGGGCTATCGCTGTTCCTGTGATGGCCGGAATGGGTAATATCGTCCTATATTGGAAGAGAGGGCCCCCTCGTTGCCTGCAAAGGCGACCCCTGTGGGGATAGCTATTAAAGCCAGCATGCGTATAATCCGCTCATGCCATTAGAACAGATGCTCGCACTGGCGATGATCATCATCGGCATAATCATGCTGCTGATCGAGGCTTCCGCGCCAGGTAACTTCGTCGTCGTCCCAGCAACAGTGCTGGTCATAGTGGGCTTCTTTGGCCTGGTGGTCCCGGACCTGTTCTTCAGCTGGTATTCTCCGCTGATCGCGCTCCTGGTGCTCATCCCCGCAACCCTGCTGACAGTAAGGTTCTACCAGAAAATGTCACCGATAGCGCCGCCGGAGACGGTGGTAGCGACCTCCCTGATCGGAAGGACCGGCGTCGTGACGACAATGGTGAAGCCTGGGAATATCAGGGGAAAGGTCCGGATCGAGGGCGACGACTGGAGCGCCACCGCCGATGAGTGCATCGAGCCGGGCACCAGAGTGCAGGTCGTTTCCAGCGAGGGAGTGCACGTGCATGTCGCAGCCGTCGCCGACCAGGGCGCCGCGGGTGCCGACTGCACAGAGTAAAGGAGGTAATCAAATGACAACAGAACTTTGGTTCATCGCTTTGGCCATTTTCGTGATCGTGGCCGTATTGCTCCTTGTTTACAATTCGGTCAAGATCATCAGTCCCTATGAGCAAGGCCTATACATCCGCCTGGGTACCTTCATCAAGGTCCTGGACCCCGGCCTGAACGTCGTGACCCCCATCGTCAGCCAGGTCGTCAAGATGGACCTGCGTACCCAGGTCCTCGATGTGCCGAGGCAGGAGGTCATCACCAAGGACAACTCGCCGACCAACGTCGATGCCATAATCTATGTCAAGGTCATCGATCCGAGCAAGGCCTATTTCCAAGTCACCAACTACCGCGCGGCCACCGTATACCTGGCCCAGACCACCCTTCGTTCCGTGGTGGGCGACATGGAGCTTGACGAGATCCTCTCCAGCCGCGAGAAGATCAACCTGAAGCTGCGCGACATTCTGGATGAGGCTACCGACAAGTGGGGCGTCAAGGTCGAGGCGGTGGAGATCCGTGAGGTCGACCCCGCTCCTAAGGTCAAGACCGCCATGGAGGAG
Protein-coding regions in this window:
- a CDS encoding NfeD family protein, giving the protein MPLEQMLALAMIIIGIIMLLIEASAPGNFVVVPATVLVIVGFFGLVVPDLFFSWYSPLIALLVLIPATLLTVRFYQKMSPIAPPETVVATSLIGRTGVVTTMVKPGNIRGKVRIEGDDWSATADECIEPGTRVQVVSSEGVHVHVAAVADQGAAGADCTE